A genomic region of Papaver somniferum cultivar HN1 chromosome 7, ASM357369v1, whole genome shotgun sequence contains the following coding sequences:
- the LOC113298177 gene encoding putative pentatricopeptide repeat-containing protein At1g12700, mitochondrial has translation MIFIRRVFSNYRHLSLPLKSENFVRNCYCGPEIKTKTQFENFVRDQCNSGRVKNLDVATAYFDTMISMNPLPSTDTFNHLLTSISKLTCYSAVFPWYKKMNTAGIRPDVYTSSILIHCSCQLNQVDCGFCLFGEVLKRGYNPNVVTYTTLIKGLFMQERIGPALKLFDKMIEQGIQPNAVTFNTLICGLCRNGEVSLALELQGMMVNWNCSPNVITYSTLIQGLCMQEMVGPAVELFEKMTEQGIQPNAVTCGSIICGLCRNGEVDLALELQRMMRKWNRSPNVVTYTSVIHGFCNTGKLNQAMELFVEMYSRGISPNTVTLTVLLDSLCKDGRMKDACHVFEWMTKLGKEPDVVTYNSMINGFCKNYRLDEAIQLFYKMEQNGIKANQVTYSTLIAGLCRVGKVSTAGRLFDEIKSSGQPLGLIAYGALLDGLFKNHEFGKAIELFDSLEDNGCEADICMYTILIDGLCKSGKLEYARKLFCELHNKGLVPNVKTYTVMINGLCRKGMSFEAEKLIAEMESNGCLPNAITYNTIILGFIHEQEVDKAIQFLHEMREREHVPDTAVTSLLKNTLRWIN, from the coding sequence ATGATATTCATCAGAAGAGTTTTCTCCAATTATCGTCATTTATCTTTGCCTCTAAAATCAGAAAATTTTGTGAGAAATTGTTATTGTGGTccagaaataaaaacaaaaacccagTTTGAGAATTTTGTAAGGGATCAATGCAACTCTGGGAGGGTTAAAAATCTTGATGTTGCAACGGCTTACTTTGATACAATGATTTCCATGAACCCGTTACCATCTACTGATACTTTTAATCATCTATTAACTTCAATATCCAAGCTTACATGTTATTCTGCTGTTTTCCCGTGGTATAAAAAGATGAATACTGCCGGTATCCGACCTGATGTTTATACATCGAGTATTCTGATACATTGTAGTTGTCAATTGAATCAAGTTGATTGTGGATTCTGTTTGTTTGGTGAAGTTTTGAAGAGGGGTTATAATCCTAATGTAGTGACTTACACTACTTTGATAAAGGGTCTTTTTATGCAAGAACGCATAGGTCCTGCACTAAAACTGTTTGACAAAATGATTGAGCAAGGTATTCAACCGAATGCTGTTACATTTAATACCCTTATATGTGGGCTTTGTAGGAATGGGGAAGTAAGTCTTGCTCTAGAGTTGCAAGGGATGATGGTGAACTGGAATTGCAGTCCTAATGTGATCACTTACAGTACTCTTATTCAGGGCCTGTGTATGCAGGAGATGGTAGGTCCTGCCGTTGAACTGTTTGAGAAAATGACTGAGCAAGGTATTCAACCTAATGCTGTTACATGTGGGTCTATTATATGTGGGCTTTGTAGAAACGGGGAAGTCGATCTTGCTCTAGAGTTGCAGAGGATGATGAGGAAATGGAACCGTAGTCCTAATGTGGTCACTTATACTTCTGTGATTCATGGATTTTGCAATACTGGCAAGTTAAATCAAGCAATGGAACTCTTTGTTGAGATGTATAGTAGAGGAATCTCACCAAACACAGTAACACTCACTGTATTATTAGATTCTTTATGTAAAGATGGGAGAATGAAGGATGCTTGCCATGTCTTTGAATGGATGACCAAGTTAGGAAAGGAGCCTGATGTGGTAACATATAACTCGATGATCAATGGTTTCTGCAAGAATTACAGATTGGATGAAGCCATTCAACTCTTctacaaaatggaacaaaatggTATTAAAGCCAACCAAGTTACATATAGTACCCTAATTGCTGGACTATGCCGAGTTGGAAAAGTTAGCACTGCAGGACGCTTATTTGATGAGATAAAATCTAGTGGACAGCCATTGGGGCTAATTGCATATGGTGCACTGTTGGATGGGCTCTTCAAGAACCATGAATTTGGCAAAGCAATCGAACTTTTTGATTCCCTGGAGGATAATGGCTGTGAAGCTGATATTTGTATGTACACTATACTCATTGATGGGTTGTGCAAATCTGGGAAACTGGAATATGCAAGAAAACTATTTTGTGAACTTCATAATAAAGGATTAGTGCCGAACGTGAAGACATATACAGTAATGATCAATGGCCTATGCAGGAAAGGGATGTCATTTGAGGCTGAGAAACTTATTGCTGAAATGGAAAGCAATGGTTGCTTACCTAATGCAATCACGTATAACACCATCATATTAGGTTTTATTCACGAACAAGAGGTCGATAAGGCAATTCAATTTCTTCACGAAATGCGTGAAAGAGAGCATGTTCCTGACACTGCTGTAACTTCGTTGTTAAAGAACACTCTTCGGTGGATCAACTAG